A region from the Citrobacter telavivensis genome encodes:
- a CDS encoding helix-turn-helix domain-containing protein: protein MTIPADSIVAHTLSRMQRSLERRTDTGDVGQERSGLLFMGNVHDAFPRQLFLDTRLSPLDKTAWVMIRLYAQQNEGAVFPTYDELQVQLASAHSEKASRDTVSRVLLMLRLTGWLSLCKRVRDDHGRVRGNIYAQHDEPLGYRDAETFDPGWLTLVEESCLSRNKAVRMTALAVVNDILHDPGMRHRHSRLAIIESRLSAPATPEQMARQRQAVQPSPKSGLSKKRIKNSPNSLSPENGLSSLKPDNSQNPENGLSKKSRTYAGVRNSDCNVRSFTHSVNKKTYVPCGEQFLPDDFLNALNSEDRQMLSTQMASLPETMAKALADMLREQQALGRLNNPVGWMFSMLRRARSGELKISEDTATASSGGTISHPVESRTVPTANVPVQPAKRPSQGQVRAMIAAIRQQVQK, encoded by the coding sequence ATGACCATTCCGGCAGACAGCATAGTTGCTCATACACTGTCCAGGATGCAGCGTAGTCTCGAACGGCGTACAGACACTGGTGATGTCGGTCAGGAGCGCAGCGGGCTTCTTTTTATGGGAAATGTACATGATGCGTTTCCCCGACAGCTGTTTCTGGATACCCGTCTTTCGCCACTGGATAAAACCGCCTGGGTGATGATCCGGTTGTATGCACAGCAGAATGAAGGTGCTGTTTTCCCGACTTATGATGAGCTCCAGGTTCAACTGGCGTCGGCACATTCAGAGAAGGCCTCCAGAGATACGGTCAGCCGCGTTCTGCTGATGCTGCGTCTTACAGGCTGGCTCAGCCTGTGTAAGCGTGTTCGCGACGACCATGGTCGTGTGCGGGGCAATATCTATGCACAGCATGATGAGCCGCTGGGCTACCGTGATGCTGAGACTTTTGATCCGGGCTGGCTGACCCTTGTTGAAGAGAGTTGCCTGAGCAGGAATAAAGCCGTCCGTATGACGGCGCTGGCTGTAGTCAATGACATCCTTCATGATCCGGGAATGCGCCACCGTCACAGCCGCTTGGCCATTATTGAGAGCCGGCTAAGTGCACCTGCCACACCAGAACAAATGGCTCGTCAGCGACAGGCTGTGCAACCGAGTCCGAAATCAGGACTCAGTAAAAAACGCATAAAAAACAGCCCGAATTCACTGAGTCCGGAAAACGGACTCAGTTCCCTTAAACCTGATAATTCACAGAATCCGGAAAATGGACTCAGTAAAAAATCAAGGACTTACGCCGGAGTCCGAAATTCGGACTGTAACGTACGTTCTTTCACACACAGTGTGAATAAAAAAACGTACGTACCGTGTGGTGAGCAATTCCTGCCAGATGATTTTCTGAACGCTCTGAACAGTGAAGACAGGCAGATGCTGAGTACGCAGATGGCTTCGCTTCCGGAGACAATGGCAAAGGCCCTTGCTGACATGCTGCGTGAGCAACAGGCCCTTGGAAGGCTCAACAATCCGGTGGGCTGGATGTTCTCTATGCTTCGCAGGGCGCGAAGTGGTGAGCTGAAAATTTCAGAGGATACGGCGACTGCCAGTTCTGGTGGAACAATTTCCCACCCGGTTGAATCACGTACTGTACCCACAGCCAACGTCCCTGTTCAACCTGCGAAACGCCCGTCTCAGGGGCAGGTAAGGGCTATGATTGCGGCTATTCGGCAACAGGTCCAGAAATGA
- a CDS encoding DUF2857 family protein, producing MSQHNLSQATTAILSSLLMDVKNGNIRRCESLGMSLEEIRALSQLSLDELHYLSQSHVSVLDVSLNHENFWLMLNQARNEQKRMLMIDRALELGGSMELIDKYFGLSPSEVSARRRLMGIESRQGRTQSLTEPQDSALWIEWKAAGLSSPDSHQALEAMMLAAEQHGLSLTAVWSRVCQWCRETTPSRKSESQQRKEA from the coding sequence ATGAGCCAGCACAACCTTTCACAGGCCACCACGGCCATCCTTTCATCACTGCTGATGGATGTTAAAAACGGCAATATTCGCCGCTGTGAGTCGCTGGGAATGTCACTCGAGGAGATACGCGCACTGAGTCAGTTGAGCCTTGATGAGCTGCATTATTTGAGCCAGTCACACGTTTCTGTGCTTGATGTTAGCCTGAATCACGAAAATTTTTGGCTGATGCTCAACCAGGCACGTAATGAGCAGAAACGAATGCTGATGATAGACCGGGCGCTTGAGCTTGGCGGTTCAATGGAACTGATTGATAAATACTTCGGCCTGTCTCCATCAGAGGTTAGCGCACGGCGTCGTCTGATGGGGATAGAGTCTCGCCAGGGCCGCACACAGTCTCTGACGGAGCCACAGGATTCGGCACTATGGATCGAGTGGAAGGCTGCCGGGCTATCATCCCCGGACTCTCATCAGGCTCTGGAAGCGATGATGCTTGCCGCTGAGCAGCATGGCCTGTCACTGACCGCAGTCTGGAGCAGGGTCTGCCAGTGGTGCCGGGAGACAACTCCATCCCGCAAGAGTGAATCACAACAGCGCAAGGAAGCATGA
- a CDS encoding DUF2786 domain-containing protein translates to MSETTKVIARIRRLMALGTRNSNPHEAARAVALAQRLMQRHGLTPDMLSLHDIQESVCQNLTSNAEKVPAWLSSLATVVCMATGCRCWFGWHIHTSCSGVKSVRRSLHFYGFSGRAEVALYIYTVLQRQLRADTDGQIAGYRKRRILKNTLRRRADQFREGWVSGVWQVLQSFAPSECENSMLQRWLAQRHTGDTLGTVNVRVAGKCRGDRAARVAGWLAGRDTEVHQGLTGAQAQQQITAGGCTHE, encoded by the coding sequence ATGTCTGAAACTACAAAAGTGATTGCACGTATCCGGCGACTGATGGCGCTGGGTACCCGGAACAGTAATCCACACGAGGCGGCCCGTGCAGTGGCTCTGGCTCAACGGCTGATGCAGCGTCATGGCCTGACCCCTGACATGCTTTCTCTTCATGATATCCAGGAATCCGTCTGTCAGAACCTGACCAGTAATGCAGAAAAAGTGCCAGCCTGGCTAAGTTCACTCGCAACAGTGGTATGCATGGCCACGGGCTGCCGTTGCTGGTTTGGCTGGCATATTCACACTAGTTGCAGTGGTGTAAAAAGCGTTCGCCGATCTCTGCACTTTTATGGTTTCAGCGGGAGAGCCGAAGTTGCGCTCTATATCTATACCGTTTTACAGCGGCAACTTCGTGCAGACACTGACGGTCAGATTGCCGGATACCGGAAGCGCCGTATTCTTAAGAACACGCTTCGTCGCAGAGCCGATCAGTTTCGTGAAGGGTGGGTATCTGGCGTCTGGCAGGTACTGCAGTCATTCGCGCCTTCAGAATGTGAGAATTCCATGCTTCAGCGCTGGCTTGCCCAGCGTCACACCGGCGACACCCTGGGGACTGTAAACGTCAGGGTGGCCGGTAAATGCCGTGGCGACAGAGCAGCACGCGTAGCGGGCTGGCTCGCGGGGCGGGATACCGAAGTTCATCAAGGCCTGACTGGTGCGCAGGCTCAACAGCAGATTACGGCGGGAGGCTGTACACATGAGTAA
- a CDS encoding TraR/DksA family transcriptional regulator gives MSEDLNDEMAQASTAIFTQRGIDAIRAKVHSLRPSKEICECCGADIPAARQLAVPGVELCAACQDVKEKQDVHRAAGCRGLHHV, from the coding sequence ATGTCTGAGGACCTGAATGATGAAATGGCTCAGGCCAGTACCGCTATTTTCACCCAGCGCGGCATCGATGCTATCAGGGCAAAAGTGCACTCGTTACGCCCGTCAAAAGAAATTTGTGAGTGCTGCGGCGCGGACATTCCCGCTGCCCGTCAGTTGGCAGTGCCGGGCGTAGAGTTGTGTGCTGCTTGTCAGGATGTGAAGGAGAAGCAGGATGTTCACCGTGCTGCCGGCTGCAGGGGGCTACACCATGTCTGA
- the dnaB gene encoding replicative DNA helicase: protein MTSNNRRNVSGLFSQDAEQSVIGGLMLDNDCWDEVALRLDTDDFYFKVHQVIFHEMARLVAAGRPIDLITLAESIENRGKDALEQLGGFAYLAELSKNTPSAANIVAYCDIVARYSQGRQLVAIGAEITETVKASGADIGAVMETAEQKITRLAERSEPQQAVTLLDGMEKLLTELERRCNVPDGITGTPTGFEDFDAMTSGLQAADLILIAARPSMGKTAFLISLILNSLLKKADTHAQFYSLEQPTEQILMRMVASLGSVDLTHLKNGQMDDEDWARVSNASSLLMGDLKDRLIIDDTGSLTPAMLRIRARRNARRYGHPSVIGLDYLQLMRCPDQENRTQEIAEISRSLKALAKEMGCPVVALSQLNRQLESRADKRPNNGDLRDSGALEQDADVIVFIYRDEVYHENTEDKGVAEIIVSKQRQGPIGTIRLQYEGRYTRFSANPGHTGRFA, encoded by the coding sequence ATGACCTCTAACAACCGCAGAAATGTTTCGGGGCTGTTTTCTCAGGATGCTGAGCAGAGCGTCATTGGTGGCCTGATGCTGGATAACGACTGCTGGGATGAAGTGGCGCTCCGTCTCGATACCGATGATTTTTATTTCAAGGTTCACCAGGTCATCTTTCATGAAATGGCGCGTCTGGTTGCAGCAGGGCGTCCGATTGACCTGATCACACTTGCTGAGAGCATTGAAAACCGTGGTAAGGATGCGCTTGAGCAACTTGGCGGATTCGCCTATCTGGCCGAACTTTCAAAAAATACTCCAAGTGCGGCCAATATCGTCGCTTACTGTGACATTGTTGCCAGGTACAGCCAGGGGCGACAGTTGGTCGCCATTGGTGCTGAGATAACCGAAACTGTTAAGGCATCCGGTGCTGATATCGGGGCGGTGATGGAAACCGCAGAGCAAAAAATTACCCGGCTGGCAGAACGTTCAGAACCACAGCAGGCCGTGACGCTGCTTGACGGCATGGAAAAACTCCTTACAGAGCTGGAACGTCGTTGCAATGTGCCCGATGGTATTACTGGTACGCCTACGGGATTTGAAGATTTTGATGCCATGACCAGCGGGCTGCAGGCAGCTGATCTGATACTTATAGCAGCAAGGCCTTCAATGGGGAAAACTGCCTTTCTGATCAGCCTGATTTTGAATTCACTTCTGAAAAAAGCCGATACACATGCGCAGTTTTACAGCCTTGAGCAGCCCACCGAGCAGATCCTCATGCGTATGGTCGCTTCACTTGGCAGTGTAGATTTAACACATTTAAAAAATGGCCAGATGGATGATGAGGACTGGGCGCGTGTTTCAAACGCGTCTTCACTATTGATGGGTGACCTTAAAGACCGCCTCATCATAGATGACACTGGCTCATTGACCCCCGCCATGCTCAGAATTCGCGCCCGTCGTAACGCCCGCCGTTATGGTCACCCTTCAGTCATCGGTCTTGATTACCTGCAACTGATGCGTTGTCCGGATCAGGAGAACCGCACACAGGAAATTGCTGAAATCTCGCGGTCACTCAAAGCGCTGGCGAAAGAAATGGGTTGTCCGGTTGTTGCCCTTTCGCAGTTGAATCGTCAACTAGAGAGTCGTGCTGATAAACGGCCGAACAATGGCGATCTTCGTGATTCCGGTGCCCTGGAACAGGATGCTGATGTAATTGTCTTTATCTATCGTGATGAGGTCTATCACGAAAACACTGAAGACAAGGGGGTTGCTGAAATTATTGTCAGCAAACAGCGTCAGGGACCGATTGGTACGATCCGACTGCAATACGAAGGCCGTTATACGCGTTTTTCTGCTAACCCTGGTCATACCGGGAGGTTTGCATGA
- a CDS encoding AAA family ATPase, with translation MGVKPRIIPVVSTKGGEGKSTQSANLAGFLADAGIKTLLIDGDHAQPTASSIFPLEYEAPGGLYELLMQTVDLSNPDNLISRTSINNLDIIVSNDPRNFLPTAMLNAPDGRVRLRNALSHPLFNSYGVIIVDSQGSRSVMSELIILASTGTMVGIAKPILPDVREFMRGTVALMEELLPYCAFGIQLPVTKLLINCMEYDNLSVETLAEVKAIVEDKRYSAHADKIHIDLLETCIYDLTVYVLGHVKGVPVHRLEKNTRRKSDSAFTSMYQLACELFPEWKTNFDALANAGGEE, from the coding sequence TTGGGTGTTAAGCCTCGTATTATACCTGTTGTTTCCACTAAGGGGGGCGAGGGTAAGTCTACTCAGTCAGCTAATCTTGCAGGATTTCTGGCCGATGCAGGTATCAAAACACTTCTGATTGATGGCGACCATGCTCAGCCAACGGCCAGCAGTATATTCCCGCTTGAATATGAAGCCCCTGGTGGTTTGTACGAACTGTTGATGCAGACAGTTGATCTCTCAAATCCCGATAATCTGATCTCCCGTACGTCGATCAATAATCTGGACATTATCGTTTCCAACGATCCTCGTAATTTTCTCCCAACTGCAATGCTGAATGCGCCTGATGGGCGAGTTCGCCTCCGAAATGCTCTTTCACATCCCCTTTTTAATTCATATGGCGTGATTATTGTCGATTCACAAGGCTCACGGTCAGTGATGTCTGAGTTAATTATCCTGGCCTCCACCGGAACCATGGTGGGTATTGCCAAACCGATTCTTCCTGATGTCAGGGAGTTCATGCGCGGAACAGTCGCGCTGATGGAAGAATTGCTGCCTTATTGTGCGTTTGGCATTCAGCTTCCAGTCACAAAATTGCTCATCAACTGTATGGAATACGACAATCTGTCTGTTGAGACCCTCGCTGAAGTCAAAGCGATCGTTGAAGATAAACGCTACAGCGCCCATGCAGACAAAATTCATATCGACCTGCTGGAGACATGTATCTATGACCTGACTGTCTATGTTCTTGGGCATGTTAAGGGCGTACCGGTACATCGTCTTGAAAAAAATACCCGACGTAAAAGCGACTCAGCGTTTACGTCAATGTATCAATTGGCTTGTGAACTTTTCCCAGAGTGGAAAACGAATTTTGATGCGTTAGCTAATGCGGGGGGCGAGGAATGA
- a CDS encoding MFS transporter, protein MDNTEKIDQRAWHYVNLIFLMQIVGASSSPIIISLGGMVGAKLSSTPSLATLPVSLYSIGMALATLPVGYLIARFGRQSTYLMGALIAAIGGLFAAYGVYSASFLNFCIGAVLAGGYGACVQNYRFAAIDYLPGWAHPKAISRVMQGGLVAAVLGPQLVILGQDILDVPLVGSFLSQSVLALIAIILILSVGRLTTGLVVPEEDKITEQSERQENNVPRQPRTILQIIKSFRFIVAVTAGLTSYGLMMFMMTVTSMAIVDAGHSINHATLGVQWHILAMYLPSFFTGKIMTRYGKLPVTILGFLIIALSSVCYFIGNSVFIFWSGFALLGLGWNFSFIGATALVTECYHASERSKVQSLNDLLVFGASAIASLISGQLYHSLGWINLNWLTFIPIALAVLLLLRLSKKGLAGQD, encoded by the coding sequence ATGGATAATACTGAGAAAATAGATCAACGAGCATGGCACTACGTAAACCTGATATTCCTGATGCAGATAGTTGGCGCATCCTCTTCCCCAATTATCATTTCTTTAGGAGGCATGGTGGGTGCAAAGCTTTCAAGCACGCCTTCTTTAGCGACATTGCCCGTTTCACTTTATAGCATAGGGATGGCGCTAGCAACCTTGCCTGTTGGCTACTTAATTGCTCGTTTTGGCCGGCAATCTACTTACCTGATGGGGGCGCTGATTGCTGCTATTGGAGGGCTTTTTGCAGCCTATGGCGTTTACAGCGCTTCTTTTCTGAATTTCTGTATTGGTGCAGTCCTGGCGGGAGGCTACGGCGCCTGCGTACAAAATTACCGTTTTGCAGCTATTGATTATCTTCCTGGATGGGCACATCCAAAAGCGATTTCTCGGGTGATGCAGGGGGGACTGGTTGCTGCTGTATTAGGGCCGCAGCTGGTTATTTTGGGACAGGACATTTTGGACGTTCCTTTGGTCGGCAGTTTTCTCAGCCAGTCCGTGCTGGCACTCATCGCTATAATTTTGATTTTATCTGTGGGCCGGTTGACGACAGGGCTTGTTGTACCTGAAGAGGATAAAATCACGGAGCAAAGCGAAAGACAGGAAAATAACGTTCCCAGGCAACCAAGAACAATTCTGCAGATTATAAAAAGTTTCCGCTTTATTGTCGCCGTGACTGCCGGATTAACATCTTATGGTTTGATGATGTTTATGATGACGGTAACGTCGATGGCTATAGTCGACGCCGGTCATTCAATCAATCATGCAACGTTGGGCGTACAGTGGCATATTTTAGCGATGTATCTCCCCAGCTTTTTTACCGGTAAGATCATGACCCGCTATGGTAAGTTGCCTGTCACCATACTTGGTTTTCTAATTATTGCTCTCTCAAGCGTTTGTTATTTTATCGGCAACAGCGTATTCATTTTTTGGAGTGGATTTGCGTTACTGGGGCTGGGCTGGAACTTCAGTTTTATTGGCGCGACCGCGTTGGTGACAGAGTGCTACCATGCAAGTGAGCGCAGTAAAGTACAATCATTGAATGACCTGCTGGTTTTTGGTGCCTCTGCTATCGCCTCGCTGATATCCGGACAGTTGTATCACTCTCTCGGTTGGATAAACCTCAATTGGCTCACTTTTATTCCTATTGCGCTTGCAGTATTGCTCTTGTTGAGGCTTTCAAAGAAAGGACTCGCGGGTCAGGATTAA
- a CDS encoding aminotransferase class I/II-fold pyridoxal phosphate-dependent enzyme, giving the protein MLYIKFDRIHGHSYSKNIYKDIREKILSGNLRTEEKLPSTRECSKNLSVSRNTILTAYEMLISEGLVVSKPGSGFFVSSDIIAKKHPLQVSDSCTASLSDISIPTNAINFDSGLPALDLFPKRKWSKAATKALKEAPISALGYDDPQGRSEFREVLRKYLQRTRGIVCGADQIIVTNGTKQGLTLVAKCLLDAQSEIWIENPTNDNVRQIFSYHTNNITPFEVDKDGIQPCLFFKNNSPTLIFMTPSHQFPMGGRLPIKRRLEVIKFARENDCLILEDDYDSEFTYEGSPANSLFELDPQHVIYSGTFSKVLFPSIRLGYLVVPRHLVSRIREIKRLADHHSNSITQLTLMHFIESKELERHIRRMKKEYRKRREQLLFLLHKYFGENIKIHGDRAGMHVVAEFNGVIFTQKTLQRLQEKGVYVVPVEKHSMLKGKHQSKIILGYAHLSCEIMETGLNIIKAELNLSESL; this is encoded by the coding sequence ATGCTATACATTAAGTTTGATAGAATTCATGGTCATTCTTATTCAAAAAATATTTACAAGGATATACGCGAAAAGATACTTTCTGGTAACTTACGTACTGAAGAAAAACTTCCATCAACACGTGAGTGTTCTAAAAATTTGTCTGTTTCACGAAATACAATATTGACGGCTTATGAAATGTTAATTTCAGAAGGTCTTGTCGTGAGTAAGCCCGGGTCTGGTTTTTTTGTCAGTTCAGACATTATTGCTAAGAAACACCCCTTACAGGTTAGTGATAGTTGTACCGCCTCGTTGTCAGATATATCAATACCCACGAATGCGATTAACTTTGACAGTGGGCTTCCTGCTTTAGATTTATTTCCCAAAAGAAAATGGAGTAAAGCGGCAACAAAAGCGCTAAAAGAGGCGCCGATATCTGCATTAGGTTACGATGATCCTCAAGGTAGGTCAGAGTTTAGAGAAGTACTCAGAAAATATCTTCAACGCACACGAGGCATCGTCTGTGGTGCGGACCAGATTATTGTTACCAACGGAACGAAACAAGGTTTAACATTGGTGGCAAAATGTCTGCTTGATGCACAAAGTGAAATCTGGATTGAAAATCCGACTAACGACAATGTCAGGCAGATATTTTCTTATCACACGAATAATATCACGCCTTTTGAAGTCGATAAGGATGGTATACAACCTTGCTTATTTTTCAAGAACAATAGCCCTACATTGATATTTATGACACCATCTCACCAATTTCCAATGGGGGGGAGGTTACCCATCAAAAGACGTCTGGAAGTGATTAAATTCGCCAGAGAGAATGACTGTTTGATACTAGAAGATGACTATGATAGTGAATTCACTTATGAGGGTTCACCTGCCAATTCATTATTTGAACTTGATCCACAGCATGTGATTTACTCTGGCACGTTTAGTAAAGTGTTGTTCCCTTCTATACGCCTCGGTTATCTTGTAGTCCCGCGTCATCTTGTAAGCAGAATTCGGGAAATTAAACGACTAGCGGATCATCATTCAAATTCAATAACCCAACTAACGCTGATGCATTTCATCGAAAGTAAAGAACTTGAACGTCATATCCGACGAATGAAAAAAGAGTATAGGAAACGACGAGAACAGTTACTTTTTCTCTTACATAAATATTTTGGAGAAAATATTAAAATACACGGCGATCGGGCCGGGATGCATGTTGTGGCAGAATTTAATGGTGTTATTTTTACGCAAAAAACCCTTCAACGATTGCAAGAAAAAGGTGTCTATGTTGTTCCTGTGGAAAAACACTCCATGTTAAAGGGGAAACATCAAAGTAAAATAATTTTGGGTTATGCACATCTTTCCTGTGAGATCATGGAAACCGGATTGAATATAATCAAAGCGGAATTAAACCTCAGCGAGAGTTTATAA
- a CDS encoding bifunctional glutathionylspermidine amidase/synthase, giving the protein MSKGTTSQDAPFGTLLGYAPGGVAIYSSDYSSLDPRDYDDDAVFRSYIDNEYMGHKWQCVEFARRFLFLNYGAVFTDVGMAWEIFSLRFLREVVNDNILPLQAFPNGSPRAPVAGALLIWQKGGEFKDTGHVAIITQLLDNKIRIAEQNVIHTPLPPGQQWTRELEMVVENGCYTLKDTFDDTTILGWMIQTDDTRHSLPQPGIANDSLKIGAARLEEKGQFDGKWLDEQDPLQKAYVTANGHVINQDPYQYFTITESAEQELIKATNELHLMYLHATDKVLKDDNLLALFDIPKILWPRLRLSWQRRRHHMITGRMDFCMDERGLKVYEYNADSASCHTEAGLILERWAEQGYKGQGHNPAEGLINELAGAWKHSHARPFVHIMQDKDIEENYHAQFMQQALHQAGFESKILRGLDELRWDDAGQLIDGEGRLVNCVWKTWAWETAIEQVREVSETEYAAVPIRTGHTDQDVRLIDVLLRPEVLVFEPLWTVIPGNKAILPILWQLFPHHRYLLDTDFIVNDELAQTGYAVKPIAGRCGSNIDLVSHQEELLDKTSGKFAEQKNIYQQLWCLPNVAGKYIQVCTFTVGGNYGGTCLRGDESLVIRKESDIEPLIVLKG; this is encoded by the coding sequence ATGAGCAAAGGAACGACCAGTCAGGATGCCCCGTTCGGGACATTATTGGGCTATGCCCCCGGTGGTGTAGCGATCTACTCTTCAGATTACAGCTCCCTCGACCCACGGGACTATGACGATGATGCTGTATTTCGCAGCTATATCGACAATGAATATATGGGCCACAAATGGCAGTGCGTTGAATTCGCGCGCCGTTTCCTCTTCCTGAATTATGGTGCGGTGTTTACCGATGTCGGTATGGCGTGGGAGATCTTCTCGCTGCGTTTCCTGCGCGAAGTGGTGAACGACAACATTTTGCCGTTGCAGGCGTTTCCTAACGGATCGCCCCGCGCGCCGGTCGCCGGGGCGTTGCTCATCTGGCAAAAAGGCGGTGAATTTAAAGACACCGGCCACGTCGCGATTATTACTCAGTTGCTGGACAACAAAATCCGCATTGCCGAGCAGAATGTCATTCACACTCCGCTTCCTCCCGGACAGCAGTGGACGCGTGAGCTGGAGATGGTGGTGGAAAATGGCTGCTATACCCTGAAAGACACTTTTGACGACACCACCATTCTGGGCTGGATGATCCAGACCGACGATACCAGGCACAGCCTGCCGCAGCCGGGGATCGCCAATGATTCGCTGAAGATAGGCGCGGCAAGACTGGAAGAAAAGGGTCAGTTTGACGGCAAGTGGCTGGACGAACAGGATCCGCTGCAAAAAGCCTATGTAACGGCAAACGGTCACGTGATCAATCAGGATCCATACCAGTATTTCACGATTACAGAGAGTGCCGAGCAGGAGTTGATCAAAGCGACCAACGAGCTGCATCTGATGTATCTGCACGCCACAGACAAGGTGCTGAAAGATGATAACCTGCTGGCGCTGTTCGACATTCCCAAAATCCTCTGGCCGCGTTTGCGTCTCTCCTGGCAGCGTCGCCGCCACCATATGATCACCGGTCGTATGGATTTCTGTATGGATGAGCGTGGGCTGAAGGTGTACGAATACAATGCCGATTCCGCTTCGTGTCATACCGAAGCGGGGCTAATCCTCGAGCGCTGGGCGGAGCAGGGCTATAAAGGGCAGGGGCACAACCCGGCAGAAGGACTGATTAACGAGCTGGCAGGAGCCTGGAAACACAGCCACGCGCGTCCTTTTGTGCACATCATGCAGGATAAGGATATTGAGGAGAACTACCACGCGCAATTTATGCAGCAGGCGCTGCATCAGGCCGGGTTTGAAAGTAAGATCCTGCGTGGGCTGGATGAACTACGCTGGGATGATGCTGGTCAGTTGATTGACGGCGAAGGACGCCTGGTGAACTGCGTCTGGAAAACCTGGGCATGGGAAACGGCCATTGAGCAGGTGCGTGAAGTCAGCGAAACCGAGTATGCCGCTGTGCCGATTCGTACCGGGCATACCGATCAGGACGTACGGCTGATTGATGTGCTGCTGCGCCCGGAAGTGCTGGTCTTTGAGCCACTGTGGACGGTGATCCCGGGTAACAAAGCGATTCTGCCGATCCTCTGGCAACTTTTCCCGCATCATCGTTACCTGTTGGATACTGATTTCATCGTCAATGATGAACTGGCGCAAACCGGGTATGCGGTGAAACCGATTGCCGGTCGCTGTGGTAGCAATATCGATTTGGTCAGCCATCAGGAAGAGCTGTTGGATAAAACCAGCGGGAAATTTGCTGAACAGAAAAACATTTATCAGCAGCTATGGTGTCTGCCAAACGTTGCCGGTAAGTATATTCAGGTGTGCACCTTTACCGTCGGTGGAAACTACGGCGGCACCTGTCTGCGCGGCGACGAATCGCTGGTTATTAGGAAAGAGAGCGATATCGAACCGCTGATAGTACTGAAGGGGTGA
- the yghU gene encoding glutathione-dependent disulfide-bond oxidoreductase, producing the protein MSDNTYQPAKVWTWEKSSGGAFANINRPISGSTHDKVLPVGKHPLQLYSLGTPNGQKVTIMLEELLAQGVSGAEYDAWLIRIGEGDQFSSGFVEVNPNSKIPALRDHSQNPPVRVFESGSILLYLAEKFGYFLPQDRAKRTETLNWLFWLQGAAPFLGGGFGHFYHYAPVKIEYAINRFTMEAKRLLDVLDKQLANNAFVAGDEYTIADMAIWPWFGNVVLGNVYDAAEFLDAGSYKNVQRWAKEVAERPAVKRGRIVNRTNGPLNEQLHERHDAGDFDTNTEDKRHPA; encoded by the coding sequence ATGTCAGATAACACTTATCAGCCCGCGAAAGTCTGGACGTGGGAAAAATCCAGCGGCGGTGCATTCGCCAACATCAACCGTCCGATCTCCGGTTCAACTCACGACAAAGTGCTGCCCGTCGGTAAGCACCCGCTTCAGCTCTATTCACTGGGCACACCGAACGGCCAGAAAGTCACCATCATGCTGGAAGAACTGCTGGCGCAGGGAGTGAGCGGCGCGGAATACGATGCGTGGCTGATTCGCATTGGCGAAGGCGATCAGTTCTCCAGCGGCTTTGTGGAGGTTAACCCGAACTCGAAGATCCCGGCATTGCGCGATCATTCGCAGAATCCACCGGTGCGCGTGTTTGAGTCGGGATCGATCCTGCTGTATCTGGCGGAAAAGTTTGGCTATTTCCTGCCGCAGGATCGCGCAAAACGTACGGAAACCCTGAACTGGCTGTTCTGGCTCCAGGGCGCAGCGCCCTTCCTCGGCGGCGGTTTCGGCCACTTCTATCACTACGCACCGGTGAAGATTGAGTACGCGATCAACCGCTTTACGATGGAAGCCAAACGCCTGCTGGACGTGCTGGATAAGCAGCTCGCGAATAACGCTTTCGTGGCGGGCGATGAGTACACCATTGCCGATATGGCTATCTGGCCGTGGTTTGGCAACGTCGTGCTGGGCAATGTGTACGATGCGGCGGAATTCCTTGACGCAGGCAGCTACAAAAATGTGCAGCGCTGGGCGAAAGAGGTCGCTGAACGTCCGGCCGTTAAACGCGGGCGGATTGTGAATCGTACCAACGGGCCGTTGAATGAGCAGCTTCATGAACGTCATGACGCCGGTGATTTCGACACAAACACCGAAGATAAACGCCATCCGGCATAA